Part of the Oscillatoria salina IIICB1 genome, TTCTGTACCGCCAAAATCGAGGTCATAAGCATAAATTTGACTGGGTTCGAGTAGTTCGTTATTAACAGTTATTGCGGTAACAGCAACGATATGTAAATGATTACCAACAGCAACAGTTGTGCGCGAACCAGCTAAGATTAAATCCTCAATAATCGAACCACGTCCATTGGCAGTTTTATATACTTTTAAACTAACTGAACGAGACTCTTTTAAAGCTAGCCAAACCGTAACAGAATCTGGTTCAGTGCGCCGTAAAATTGGACCCGCTAAAATTAGTGGTAAATTAGCTAAATCAATCCTAAATGAATCTTTTTGGGATGAGGTAGACATAGAAATAAATTTTGCAAATTTGGCGATCGCCGTTTACGGCGCTGGCGTTAGCCAATCGCGCTTCAGCTATGATAGTTTTTCAGCAGTTTTGCACCAGTTTCCGCGAATTTCGAGTTAAGAAACTAGCGATTTCCTCTATTATGCTACGAAGTTAGAGGGCGCGCCATACAAAAGATAAGATGCTTCTATCCAGTTAGCGGGATCTAGCTTCACACTTCTTATCTTTTCGCTCATATTTCTTAAACCTCAATTATCTAGTCTACCTCAGCAGACTTAATTTTTTAGCCTCATGCTTCAAGCATAAAGTCACCTATACACCTCAAGTCCCTATTGTAAAGGGAAAAGCAGAGACTAAAGAGGATATACTCAAATATTATCTGAGTCTCAAAGCAACTATTCTTTATATTTTCTTCCTTTAATTTGGCATAACTTGAACAGTATAATTATTTAATCAAAATAACTCTTTTTCTGACACGGACTTAGCTAAAAATCTAGCTAGCTTCGATCGCCTGCCGAAAAAAATTCTGTTGAAAAGCGATGAAACTCAAAGTTTCCTACGAACAAACAGGTCAAAGTTGGACACTCAAGCCTAACCGGGAGTATGTTGTTGGTAGCGGTGAAGACTGCGATATTTTTCTACCCAATGTCTCCGTAGTTTCAGAACGCCATTTAAAGTTTAGCTTCAATCAATTAAAAAATACTTGGCATTTATACGATTTGGGTAGTAGTAGCGGCACATTTGTTGAGAATATACCAGTAACAGATTACGCGATCGCTGCCCCGACGAACATTAGAATTGCTAGTGGAATCTTTCTCGTTGCTACCCCAATTCCTGATACAGCTTCGCCAACATCTGCACCACCAGCGCCACCACCTATTTATACCCCACCTACTCTAGATTCTCGCCTGCCACCACCGCCAGTAGTTCCTAACTCGACACCAGGAATACCTGTAACTACCAACAGAAATTCAGCCATTAATAAAGATAATCAAAATCAAAATTTAACCAGGAAAAGCTCAAGTTCGCAACCAACTCCTAAACCTAAGCTGTCTCCCCTACCAGTATTAACTTGGAAAGAATATGTTGACAAACAAGTTAAAAAACAGCTTGATGTGTCCTCCTCAACAGCTACTAAGTTTTGCTTAATTACTGGTTTTCGTAATACACCTTGGATTAGAGAGTATGGACAAACTGGTTTTAGAGCTTTTGATGGTTATATAATTCCTAATTTCCAAGGTTCAGTAGATCGAGTAATTGCAGAGATCGAAGATAATTTAGGTCAACTCAGACAAGATGAAGATACTGATTGTTTTATTGCTAAACTGACAGATGCTCACATTGCTGACTCGGCTACACAAAAATTCTTAGGTGTAGAATTATTTCCTATCCGCCGGGGAATAGTACAAAGAGGTGACTATCGAAGATTTTGCGTAGTTGCTTATCATCGAGTAAGAACTTATTTACTCGTAGAAAAATATGGTTCCGATTTGTTTGTAAGTTGGATTACCAGATTTGAACCCCAGCCAACTCCAGTAATCATGATTGTGTGGGCGTTAGTAGCAAGTTTGTTGGCGATCGTCCTTGGTTCCACTAGCCAAAACTTTTTCTTATTTTTACTGTTTCCTTTAATTTGGTGGGAGATTTATATTCTTACACCAATAATTATGGAATCAATGGGAATTCTGCCTAAAAAAGCAAA contains:
- a CDS encoding FHA domain-containing protein → MKLKVSYEQTGQSWTLKPNREYVVGSGEDCDIFLPNVSVVSERHLKFSFNQLKNTWHLYDLGSSSGTFVENIPVTDYAIAAPTNIRIASGIFLVATPIPDTASPTSAPPAPPPIYTPPTLDSRLPPPPVVPNSTPGIPVTTNRNSAINKDNQNQNLTRKSSSSQPTPKPKLSPLPVLTWKEYVDKQVKKQLDVSSSTATKFCLITGFRNTPWIREYGQTGFRAFDGYIIPNFQGSVDRVIAEIEDNLGQLRQDEDTDCFIAKLTDAHIADSATQKFLGVELFPIRRGIVQRGDYRRFCVVAYHRVRTYLLVEKYGSDLFVSWITRFEPQPTPVIMIVWALVASLLAIVLGSTSQNFFLFLLFPLIWWEIYILTPIIMESMGILPKKANARLIIGLLVVPSFFLISIMAGVSALGSWFNYY